A genomic stretch from Arthrobacter sp. KBS0702 includes:
- a CDS encoding ABC transporter permease, with protein MTEVNKPRHAAEPDPAHTPDTEAPDTEAPAADATTATSLDTAGGAMRPSAVPVSAQSGTVPGGPDSLLRKIFTGSGMVSVLAVLLALILGGLLIASTDKEVSASAGYLFARPSDFFSAVWSAATRSYVALFQGSVFNPRGTGVAGQFAPLMETLTIATPLITAGLGVALAFRAGLFNIGAQGQIIMAGILASWVGFALHLPMGLHLLLVLVAGIVGGALWAGLVGFLKARTGAHEVILTIMFNYIALYFLRYLLNTPAFQRPGETNPISPILDPSAIYPQILGTQYRLHLGFLLAIAATVFVWWVLNRSTIGFEFRAVGANPKAALTAGINVPRATILVMAIAGALAGMSGVAQVAGTEKVLTDGVAATYGFDAITVALLGRSTPWGTFAAGLLFGAFRAGAVQMQIQTGTPIDIVLVVQSLIVLFIAAPPLVRAVFGLNPRKKKAAKAAKSKQAATTGAAA; from the coding sequence ATGACTGAAGTAAACAAGCCCCGCCACGCGGCTGAACCGGACCCGGCCCACACCCCGGACACCGAGGCCCCGGACACCGAGGCCCCGGCGGCCGACGCCACCACCGCCACCTCGCTGGACACGGCCGGCGGCGCCATGCGTCCCTCCGCCGTCCCGGTCTCCGCCCAGAGCGGGACCGTCCCCGGCGGCCCCGACTCGCTGCTGCGCAAGATCTTCACCGGCAGCGGCATGGTTTCCGTACTGGCCGTGCTGCTCGCGCTGATCCTGGGCGGCCTGCTGATCGCCAGCACGGACAAGGAGGTCAGCGCGAGCGCCGGCTACCTCTTCGCCCGGCCCAGCGACTTCTTCTCCGCCGTCTGGTCCGCCGCCACGCGCTCCTACGTGGCGTTGTTCCAAGGCTCCGTGTTCAACCCGCGCGGCACCGGCGTGGCCGGGCAGTTCGCCCCGTTGATGGAAACCCTCACCATCGCCACCCCGCTGATCACCGCAGGCCTCGGCGTCGCCCTTGCCTTCCGCGCCGGGCTGTTCAACATCGGCGCGCAGGGCCAGATCATCATGGCCGGCATCCTCGCCTCGTGGGTCGGCTTCGCGCTGCACCTGCCGATGGGGCTGCACCTGCTGCTGGTCCTGGTGGCCGGCATCGTCGGCGGCGCCCTCTGGGCCGGACTGGTCGGGTTCCTCAAGGCCCGCACCGGCGCCCACGAGGTGATCCTGACGATCATGTTCAACTACATCGCGCTCTACTTCCTGCGCTACCTGCTCAACACCCCGGCCTTCCAGCGGCCCGGCGAGACCAACCCGATTTCGCCGATCCTGGATCCCAGCGCCATCTACCCGCAGATCCTGGGCACCCAGTACCGGCTGCACCTCGGCTTCCTCCTGGCGATCGCCGCGACGGTGTTCGTCTGGTGGGTGCTGAACCGCTCGACGATCGGCTTCGAATTCCGGGCCGTCGGCGCCAACCCGAAGGCCGCCCTCACCGCCGGCATCAACGTCCCCCGCGCCACCATCCTGGTGATGGCGATCGCGGGAGCCCTGGCCGGCATGTCCGGCGTGGCCCAGGTGGCCGGCACCGAGAAGGTCCTCACCGACGGCGTCGCTGCCACCTACGGTTTTGACGCCATTACGGTCGCGCTGCTGGGACGGTCGACGCCGTGGGGCACCTTCGCCGCCGGCCTGCTGTTCGGCGCCTTCCGCGCCGGCGCCGTCCAGATGCAGATCCAGACCGGGACCCCGATCGACATCGTGCTGGTGGTCCAGTCGCTGATCGTGCTGTTCATCGCCGCGCCCCCGCTGGTGCGCGCGGTGTTCGGCCTGAACCCGCGCAAGAAGAAGGCCGCCAAGGCCGCCAAGTCCAAGCAGGCAGCAACCACCGGAGCAGCAGCATGA
- a CDS encoding ABC transporter ATP-binding protein yields MKLELKGITKRFGSLVANDHIDVVVEPGQIHCLLGENGAGKSTLMNVLYGLYEPTEGEILIDDKPVSFRGPGDAMAAGIGMVHQHFMLVPVFTVAENVALGAETTKAGGFLNLDDTRRKIQEISDRYGFDVDPDALIEDLPVGVQQRVEIIKALVRDAKVLILDEPTAVLTPQDTDELLDIMRQLKSHGTSIVFISHKLREVKAVSDTITVIRRGKVVGTASPTASTTELASMMVGRAVNLTLDKAPAKPQETTFQVKDLTVIAPSGQHVVDGISFDIARGEILAVAGVQGNGQTELTEAILGLQDRVHGSVLLDGEELLGRSVKDVLGAGVGFVPEDRSVDGLIGTFSIAENLILDRYDQEPFAKGISMSPAKVLENAQTRIDEFDVRTPSGSLAAGTLSGGNQQKVVMARELSRPLRLFIASQPTRGVDVGSIEFLHKRIVAERDHGTPVMIVSTELDEVIELADRIAVLYKGKLVGIVPAGTGRDVLGLMMAGLSPDEAHADTTKTPATTAAAPAPAAQSAQESASGAVGEHHD; encoded by the coding sequence TTGAAACTTGAACTCAAGGGGATCACCAAACGCTTCGGCTCCCTGGTAGCCAACGACCACATTGATGTGGTGGTTGAACCGGGGCAGATCCACTGTCTGCTTGGCGAGAACGGCGCCGGCAAGTCCACGCTGATGAACGTCCTCTACGGGCTCTACGAGCCGACCGAGGGCGAAATCCTCATCGACGACAAGCCCGTCAGCTTCCGCGGTCCCGGGGACGCCATGGCGGCCGGCATTGGCATGGTGCACCAGCACTTTATGCTGGTGCCGGTCTTCACCGTCGCTGAAAACGTGGCGCTGGGGGCTGAAACCACGAAGGCCGGCGGATTCCTCAATCTCGATGACACCCGCCGGAAGATCCAGGAGATCTCCGACCGGTACGGCTTCGACGTCGACCCCGACGCCCTGATCGAAGACCTGCCGGTCGGCGTCCAGCAGCGGGTGGAAATCATCAAGGCCCTGGTCCGCGACGCCAAGGTGCTGATCCTGGACGAGCCCACCGCCGTGCTGACGCCGCAGGACACCGATGAACTGCTGGACATCATGCGCCAGCTCAAGAGCCACGGCACCTCGATCGTCTTCATCTCGCACAAGCTGCGCGAGGTCAAGGCCGTATCGGACACCATCACGGTGATCCGGCGCGGCAAGGTCGTTGGCACGGCCAGCCCCACGGCGTCGACGACGGAACTCGCCTCGATGATGGTGGGCCGCGCGGTCAACCTGACCCTGGACAAGGCCCCGGCCAAGCCGCAGGAAACCACCTTCCAGGTCAAGGACCTGACCGTGATCGCGCCCAGCGGCCAGCACGTGGTGGACGGCATCAGCTTCGACATCGCCCGCGGCGAGATCCTCGCCGTCGCCGGCGTCCAGGGCAACGGCCAGACCGAGCTCACCGAAGCCATCCTGGGCCTGCAGGACCGGGTCCACGGCTCCGTCCTGCTCGACGGCGAAGAACTGCTGGGCCGCAGCGTCAAGGACGTGCTCGGCGCCGGCGTCGGCTTCGTGCCGGAGGACCGCTCGGTGGACGGCCTGATCGGGACGTTCTCGATCGCCGAAAACCTGATCCTGGACCGTTACGACCAGGAGCCGTTCGCGAAGGGCATCAGCATGAGCCCGGCCAAGGTGCTGGAAAATGCGCAGACCCGGATCGACGAGTTCGACGTGCGCACCCCGTCCGGCTCGCTCGCCGCGGGAACCCTGTCCGGCGGCAACCAGCAGAAGGTGGTCATGGCGCGCGAGCTGTCGCGTCCGCTGCGCCTCTTCATCGCCTCCCAGCCGACCCGCGGGGTCGACGTCGGATCCATCGAGTTCCTGCACAAGCGGATTGTGGCGGAACGCGACCACGGCACGCCCGTGATGATCGTGTCCACCGAACTCGACGAAGTGATCGAACTGGCGGACCGGATCGCCGTGCTTTACAAGGGCAAGCTGGTGGGCATTGTGCCGGCCGGCACCGGACGCGACGTCCTTGGCCTCATGATGGCCGGGCTGTCGCCCGACGAGGCCCACGCCGACACCACCAAGACCCCGGCAACCACAGCCGCTGCCCCGGCGCCCGCCGCCCAGTCCGCGCAGGAGTCAGCCTCCGGCGCCGTAGGAGAGCACCATGACTGA